A portion of the Micromonospora vinacea genome contains these proteins:
- a CDS encoding bifunctional cytidylyltransferase/SDR family oxidoreductase produces MTQDQTTGPDAEAETQTPWRPSRTVAVVLAGGTGTRLGLGIPKQLLKIAGKPIIEHTLAVFEAAPEIDEIIVLMATGHVEDARQIVEKAGLRKVTKVIEGGDTRNATTRIALDAVGPEDCNILFHDAVRPLLSGRIVRECVNALWSYAAVDVAIPSADTIIQVDDNDCITDIPVRSRLRRGQTPQAFRSPTIRAAYRIAEDDPDFAATDDCGVVLRYLPGTPIKVIDGSDENIKVTHPVDVHLADKLFQLAAAQAPRLTDHRSYSEELTGRTIVVFGGSYGIGHELTELARRYGAQVFPFSRSSTGTHVERAEDVEAALTTAFEATGRIDHVVVTAGILEKGALAEMDEETMDRLLQVNFVGPVTIARQALPYLQQTKGQLLLYTSSSYTRGRARYALYSATKAALVNLTQALADEWADVGVRVNCINPERTATPMRTKAFGEEPEHTLLAAEAVAQSSLDVLISDLTGQVIDVRRAPGDGPTPSVPAQAGSGRVETPAGATSAN; encoded by the coding sequence ATGACGCAGGACCAGACCACTGGCCCGGACGCCGAAGCGGAGACCCAGACGCCGTGGCGGCCCTCGCGGACAGTGGCGGTGGTCCTGGCCGGAGGCACCGGGACCCGGCTGGGCCTCGGCATCCCGAAGCAGCTGCTGAAGATCGCCGGTAAGCCGATCATCGAGCACACCCTGGCGGTCTTCGAGGCGGCACCGGAGATCGACGAGATCATCGTGCTGATGGCCACCGGCCACGTCGAGGACGCCCGGCAGATCGTCGAGAAGGCCGGCCTGCGCAAGGTCACCAAGGTGATCGAGGGCGGTGACACCCGCAACGCCACCACCCGGATCGCGCTGGACGCCGTCGGCCCGGAAGACTGCAACATCCTCTTCCACGACGCGGTGCGCCCGCTGCTCAGCGGCCGGATCGTGCGCGAGTGCGTCAACGCGCTCTGGAGCTACGCCGCCGTGGACGTGGCCATCCCCTCCGCGGACACGATCATCCAGGTCGACGACAACGACTGCATCACCGACATCCCGGTGCGCTCCCGGCTGCGCCGGGGCCAGACCCCGCAGGCGTTCCGCTCCCCCACGATCCGGGCGGCGTACCGGATCGCCGAGGACGACCCGGACTTCGCCGCCACCGACGACTGCGGCGTGGTGCTGCGTTACCTTCCCGGCACCCCGATCAAGGTGATCGACGGTTCGGACGAGAACATCAAGGTCACCCACCCGGTCGACGTGCACCTGGCGGACAAGCTCTTCCAGCTCGCCGCGGCGCAGGCGCCCCGGCTGACCGACCACCGCAGCTACAGCGAGGAGCTGACCGGCCGCACCATCGTGGTGTTCGGCGGCAGCTACGGCATCGGCCACGAGTTGACCGAGCTGGCCCGCCGCTACGGCGCCCAGGTCTTCCCGTTCAGCCGGTCCAGCACCGGCACCCACGTGGAGCGGGCCGAGGACGTCGAGGCCGCCCTGACGACCGCCTTCGAGGCCACCGGCCGGATCGACCACGTGGTGGTCACCGCCGGCATCCTGGAGAAGGGCGCCCTCGCCGAGATGGACGAGGAGACCATGGACCGGCTGCTCCAGGTCAACTTCGTCGGCCCGGTGACCATCGCCCGCCAGGCCCTCCCGTACCTCCAGCAGACCAAGGGCCAACTGCTGCTCTACACCTCCAGCTCCTACACCCGGGGCCGGGCCCGCTACGCGCTCTACTCGGCCACCAAGGCCGCCCTGGTCAACCTCACCCAGGCGCTCGCCGACGAGTGGGCCGACGTGGGCGTACGTGTCAACTGCATCAACCCGGAGCGCACCGCCACCCCGATGCGGACGAAGGCCTTCGGCGAGGAGCCGGAGCACACCCTGCTCGCCGCGGAGGCCGTCGCCCAGTCGTCGCTGGACGTGCTGATCTCCGACCTGACCGGTCAGGTGATCGACGTACGCCGGGCGCCCGGCGACGGGCCCACGCCGAGCGTGCCGGCCCAGGCCGGGTCGGGTCGGGTCGAGACGCCGGCCGGCGCGACGTCCGCCAACTGA
- a CDS encoding AMP-binding protein — protein MTVATSRHPAPAHPEPAGVDNRLVVGGAALTWRSLPTPTLPDPAAVLAHSAVHALTAARQHAVHGTELLLSTASRVDEAMRAELLEAGFTVSVLDDDGVHPSAPARSRAAEPGRLWLLTSGSTGRPKRVGHTLDTLTTVRADQPDRTWLCPYAPGTYAWWQVVTLSLTQPGQHLVVVEPDELDDWPSVAAAHGVDAASGTPTFWRRTLYRDAEALARVPLRQITLGGEPVDQAILDQLREVFPAARISWIYASSEVGASIVVHDGRAGFPVDWLDRVTPGRPTLSVRDDELVVTSPYHGAGLAGPIRTGDRVQVLDGRVLITGRLDSDEINVGGSKVSAGVVRGVLAAHPAVAWARVTGRRAPVLGRMVVAEVVLAPADPASTDPGVPDEAALVRWCADQLPEHAVPRRIRVLTDIPVKETLKSDV, from the coding sequence GTGACAGTCGCGACGTCGCGCCACCCCGCCCCCGCGCACCCGGAGCCGGCCGGTGTCGACAACCGGCTCGTCGTCGGTGGCGCCGCCCTGACCTGGCGCTCGCTGCCGACGCCGACCCTGCCCGATCCGGCGGCGGTGCTCGCCCACTCCGCCGTGCATGCGCTCACCGCGGCGCGGCAGCACGCCGTGCACGGCACCGAGCTGCTGCTCAGCACCGCCAGCCGGGTCGACGAGGCGATGCGCGCCGAGCTGCTGGAGGCGGGGTTCACCGTCAGCGTCCTCGACGACGACGGCGTGCACCCGAGCGCACCGGCCCGGTCGCGTGCCGCCGAGCCCGGCCGGCTCTGGCTGCTGACCTCGGGCTCCACCGGGCGTCCGAAGCGGGTCGGGCACACCCTCGACACGCTGACCACAGTGCGGGCCGACCAGCCCGACCGGACCTGGCTCTGCCCGTACGCCCCCGGCACGTACGCCTGGTGGCAGGTGGTCACGCTGTCGCTGACCCAGCCCGGTCAGCACCTGGTGGTGGTCGAGCCCGACGAGTTGGACGACTGGCCGTCGGTCGCGGCCGCGCACGGGGTCGACGCGGCCTCCGGCACCCCGACCTTCTGGCGCCGCACCCTCTACCGGGACGCCGAGGCGTTGGCCCGGGTGCCGCTGCGCCAGATCACCCTCGGCGGAGAGCCGGTGGACCAGGCGATCCTGGACCAGCTGAGGGAGGTCTTCCCGGCGGCCCGGATCTCCTGGATCTACGCGTCCTCCGAGGTGGGGGCGTCCATTGTGGTGCACGACGGGCGGGCCGGGTTCCCGGTCGACTGGCTGGACCGGGTAACCCCGGGCCGGCCGACGCTCTCCGTCCGCGACGACGAGCTGGTGGTCACCTCCCCGTACCACGGGGCCGGTCTCGCCGGCCCGATCCGCACCGGGGACCGGGTGCAGGTGCTCGACGGTCGGGTGCTGATCACCGGCCGACTCGACTCCGACGAGATCAACGTCGGTGGCAGCAAGGTCTCCGCCGGTGTGGTCCGCGGCGTGCTGGCCGCGCATCCGGCGGTGGCCTGGGCCCGGGTGACCGGCCGCCGCGCCCCGGTGCTCGGGCGGATGGTGGTAGCCGAGGTCGTCCTCGCCCCCGCCGACCCGGCCTCCACCGACCCCGGTGTGCCGGACGAGGCAGCGCTGGTCCGCTGGTGCGCCGACCAGCTTCCCGAGCACGCGGTGCCGCGCCGCATTCGCGTCCTGACCGACATTCCCGTCAAGGAGACCCTGAAGAGCGATGTCTGA
- a CDS encoding acyltransferase family protein — translation MTSVAATSDVRPAPALPRLPSLTGLRWIAALLVFGFHAGTMRIIAEPDYKAVIDALFTLGLSGVQFFFILSGFVLVWSAREGDSRRTFWRRRIAKIYPNHLVLWAATLVVAWWFADPVLPAAALENLLLLQAWDPRPGWFYSINTVSWSLSCEFFFYLCLPLALPLLRRARPKLLWALIVALPLLILALWPAQELVPEVSRWWFTQIFPPVRSLEFWLGAVAAELMRRGLWRGPGLTVASGIFLVTWVTAAQWIRAELWTTLLAVAYLLVITAAADADVRGRRSPWRSRPLVWLGEVSFAFYLVHVLVMTSVLRWSGTWGIGFEGWRGPAVVLGFLVANLILAGLLHRFVETPMMRRLAPRRAARPAPVPRQRTAGDDDARDPASSARGEAGGAADEVGQAGGRSPYVDLR, via the coding sequence ATGACGAGCGTCGCCGCGACGTCGGACGTCCGGCCCGCACCCGCGCTGCCCCGGCTGCCCTCGCTGACCGGGCTGCGCTGGATCGCCGCCCTGCTGGTCTTCGGCTTCCACGCCGGCACGATGCGGATCATCGCCGAGCCGGACTACAAGGCCGTGATCGACGCGCTGTTCACCCTCGGCCTCTCCGGGGTGCAGTTCTTCTTCATCCTCAGCGGTTTCGTGCTGGTCTGGTCGGCCCGCGAGGGCGACTCCCGGCGTACCTTCTGGCGGCGCCGGATCGCCAAGATCTACCCCAACCACCTGGTGCTGTGGGCGGCGACGCTGGTGGTCGCCTGGTGGTTCGCCGACCCGGTCCTACCGGCGGCCGCACTGGAGAATCTGCTGCTGTTGCAGGCGTGGGATCCCCGGCCGGGCTGGTTCTACAGCATCAACACCGTCAGCTGGTCGCTCTCCTGCGAGTTCTTCTTCTACCTCTGTCTGCCGCTGGCGCTGCCGTTGCTGCGCCGGGCCCGACCGAAGCTGCTCTGGGCGTTGATCGTCGCGCTGCCGCTGCTGATCCTCGCGCTCTGGCCGGCGCAGGAGTTGGTGCCGGAGGTGAGTCGGTGGTGGTTCACCCAGATCTTCCCGCCGGTGCGGTCGCTGGAGTTCTGGTTGGGCGCAGTGGCGGCCGAGTTGATGCGCCGGGGGCTGTGGCGCGGTCCCGGTCTGACCGTGGCCAGCGGAATCTTCCTGGTCACCTGGGTGACGGCCGCGCAGTGGATCCGTGCCGAGCTGTGGACCACGCTGCTCGCTGTCGCGTACCTGTTGGTGATCACCGCCGCCGCGGACGCGGACGTGCGGGGTCGGCGCTCGCCGTGGCGGTCCCGGCCGCTGGTCTGGCTCGGTGAGGTCTCGTTCGCCTTCTACCTGGTGCACGTGCTGGTGATGACGAGCGTGCTGCGTTGGAGCGGAACCTGGGGGATCGGCTTCGAGGGTTGGCGTGGCCCGGCCGTGGTGCTCGGCTTCCTGGTGGCGAACCTGATCCTCGCCGGCCTGCTGCACCGCTTCGTCGAGACCCCGATGATGCGCCGGCTCGCGCCGCGCCGCGCGGCCCGTCCGGCGCCCGTCCCCCGACAGCGCACCGCTGGCGACGACGACGCCCGAGACCCCGCGAGCAGCGCCCGCGGCGAGGCCGGCGGGGCTGCCGACGAGGTCGGTCAGGCCGGCGGTCGATCACCGTACGTCGACCTGCGCTGA
- a CDS encoding C39 family peptidase: protein MEDPVKHTVKRQLRRLVTERPYQIVAASAAALAIATTTGALLTTADDAPAGQRTATTVAEMRSDVAASRGEARDASPSAGTAPTTAAPATSTASPAAKASSNPDLTRKPERPKPPATKVLDYDYEAQNTYYNCGPAATRNALSAAGIDRTQEELGAELGTTEMGTNSAEDTTRVLNAEVKGSPYRTRMFPGSPSPAQMDRLQADVVKAITDGRGVVANVVGDATDTDGGWHSYGGGHYIAVVGYKDNGRTVRIADSANPADPSYWITTIDLANWITSRGYSA from the coding sequence GTGGAGGACCCCGTGAAGCACACAGTGAAGCGTCAGCTCCGTCGCCTCGTCACCGAGCGCCCGTACCAGATCGTCGCCGCCTCCGCCGCGGCCCTCGCCATCGCCACCACCACCGGCGCCCTGCTCACCACGGCCGACGACGCCCCGGCCGGCCAGCGCACCGCGACCACTGTCGCCGAGATGCGCAGCGACGTCGCCGCCTCCCGTGGCGAGGCCCGGGACGCGTCCCCCTCGGCCGGCACCGCGCCGACCACTGCCGCCCCGGCCACCAGCACCGCGTCACCCGCCGCAAAGGCCAGCAGCAACCCGGACCTGACCCGGAAGCCGGAGCGGCCGAAGCCGCCCGCGACCAAGGTGCTGGACTACGACTACGAGGCGCAGAACACCTACTACAACTGCGGCCCGGCGGCCACCCGCAACGCGCTCAGCGCCGCCGGCATCGACCGCACCCAGGAGGAGCTCGGCGCCGAGCTGGGCACCACCGAGATGGGCACCAACTCGGCCGAGGACACCACCCGGGTGCTGAACGCCGAGGTGAAGGGCTCCCCGTACCGGACCCGGATGTTCCCCGGCTCGCCCAGCCCGGCACAGATGGACCGGCTCCAGGCCGACGTGGTGAAGGCCATCACCGACGGCCGTGGCGTGGTGGCCAACGTCGTCGGGGACGCCACCGACACCGACGGTGGCTGGCACTCCTACGGCGGCGGGCACTACATCGCCGTCGTGGGCTACAAGGACAACGGTCGCACCGTGCGGATCGCCGACTCGGCGAACCCGGCCGACCCGTCGTACTGGATCACCACGATCGACCTGGCCAACTGGATCACCAGCCGGGGCTACTCCGCCTGA
- a CDS encoding glycosyltransferase family 2 protein has product MVNEPTHAPLLSIVVPVYGVEAYLYQCLESIRADIPAGESEAVELIAVDDASPDGCGDMLRSYAVGRDGVRVVHLSSNVGLGLARNAGLDVATGRYVWFVDSDDWLPPGTIAAVLDRLRQHQPDVLMLDHLRVHEDGRREVDASSPLLRGIPGVTRLADQPQLLRVQHTAWNKVVRRDFMDELELRFFPGWYEDIPFSHPLLIGAEKVSVLDRVCYLYRQGRQGAITSTRSGRHFDAFAQYERLMDWVARKHPDERLQAELFELMISHYLVVVGNDGRLHPHLRRDFFHRAAAHYRRYLPTGGYPLPPGVTGLKHRLVGRGDWLAYSALRQAHRVAGRLRRPGPAVGADSGSAAADEDPARAAGTAPTRDAGLAPERRDALAGGRLP; this is encoded by the coding sequence GTGGTCAATGAGCCGACGCACGCACCGCTGTTGAGCATCGTCGTGCCCGTGTACGGCGTCGAGGCGTACCTGTACCAGTGCCTCGAGTCGATCCGGGCCGACATCCCGGCGGGCGAGTCGGAAGCGGTCGAGCTGATCGCCGTCGACGACGCCTCCCCGGACGGCTGCGGCGACATGCTCCGCTCCTACGCGGTCGGCCGCGACGGCGTCCGCGTCGTGCACCTGAGCAGCAACGTGGGTCTGGGGTTGGCCCGCAACGCCGGGCTCGACGTGGCCACCGGCCGGTACGTCTGGTTCGTCGACAGCGACGACTGGTTGCCGCCGGGCACGATCGCGGCGGTGCTGGACCGGTTGCGCCAGCACCAGCCCGACGTGCTGATGCTCGACCACCTGCGGGTGCACGAGGACGGCCGACGGGAGGTCGACGCGAGCAGCCCGCTGCTGCGCGGAATTCCCGGCGTGACCCGGCTGGCCGACCAGCCGCAGCTGCTACGGGTCCAGCACACCGCCTGGAACAAGGTGGTCCGCCGGGACTTCATGGACGAGCTGGAGCTGCGGTTCTTCCCCGGCTGGTACGAGGACATCCCGTTCAGCCACCCGCTGCTGATCGGCGCCGAGAAGGTCTCCGTGCTGGACCGGGTCTGTTACCTGTACCGCCAGGGCCGGCAGGGCGCGATCACCTCCACCCGCAGCGGCCGGCACTTCGACGCCTTCGCCCAGTACGAGCGGCTGATGGACTGGGTCGCCCGGAAGCACCCGGACGAGCGGTTGCAGGCCGAACTGTTCGAGCTGATGATCAGCCACTACCTGGTGGTGGTGGGCAACGATGGCCGGCTGCACCCACACCTGCGGCGCGACTTCTTCCACCGGGCAGCCGCGCACTACCGTCGGTACCTGCCCACCGGCGGGTACCCGCTGCCCCCGGGCGTGACCGGGCTCAAGCACCGCCTCGTCGGGCGGGGTGACTGGTTGGCGTACTCGGCGCTGCGCCAGGCCCACCGGGTCGCTGGTCGCCTGCGTCGGCCTGGCCCGGCGGTCGGCGCCGACAGCGGTTCGGCCGCCGCCGACGAGGACCCGGCCCGAGCGGCAGGCACCGCGCCGACGCGCGACGCCGGGCTCGCCCCGGAGCGACGCGACGCGCTGGCCGGTGGCCGGCTGCCGTGA
- a CDS encoding acyl carrier protein, which translates to MNELSRAQIRDLMAQVLKNQDKELPADDAAQLREIGFRSLDFSELALRVEDETGEELNFDAPGLRRIATVGDVLDFLVELQHQ; encoded by the coding sequence ATGAACGAATTGAGTCGCGCGCAGATCCGCGACCTCATGGCTCAGGTGCTGAAGAACCAGGACAAGGAGCTGCCCGCGGACGACGCGGCGCAGTTGCGGGAGATCGGCTTCCGGTCGCTCGACTTCTCCGAGCTGGCCCTGCGGGTGGAGGACGAGACGGGGGAGGAGCTCAACTTCGACGCCCCCGGGCTGCGTCGCATCGCCACCGTCGGGGACGTCCTCGACTTCCTCGTCGAGCTTCAACACCAGTGA
- a CDS encoding CDP-glycerol glycerophosphotransferase family protein produces the protein MRGDLVRKLAARCLTTGLAVLAFVVLALTGATGWGLALAVAALAASAAEQRIRPSADLVAETTLIAAAILVGYSRRLDDGLDPALVATGLVLLGLVLLVGPLRTAGSLEIRSANLPVRNWTALIAGRLATALLGLLAALALAAALALPAGVALAASLLVGAGAGAVALDLARRRFRPRAGGGSVAAALRRHQPEFLLYFSAPPGSEYQVTMWLPYLERIGRPFLVMLREPEFLAPIAAATDAPVVYCPTLGAMDQALVPSLRAAFYVNHGAKNSHCVRFTQLTHIQLHHGDSDKAPSANPVSGIFDRIFVAGQAAIDRYARAGVQIPAEKFVVVGRPQVESIEVGSEPTRGLAHPTVLYTPTWTGHHADADYCSLPVAEGLLRRLVERGATVILRAHPYTAQNPASARQLGRLTELLVADRARTGRQHVVGAAARELSLTECVNSADALVSDVSGVISDFLYSGKPYAVTDMGDEGDRFVERFPLAGSGYVLRRDMSNVDEVLTALLDTDPLAEARWATRRRYLGDFPAESYAEAFLTAARRELTPAETLTASAPA, from the coding sequence ATGCGCGGCGACCTGGTCCGAAAGCTGGCCGCCCGGTGCCTGACCACCGGGTTGGCAGTGCTGGCCTTCGTCGTGCTGGCGCTCACCGGCGCCACCGGCTGGGGGCTGGCGTTGGCCGTCGCCGCGCTGGCCGCCTCCGCCGCTGAGCAGCGAATCCGGCCCAGCGCCGACCTGGTGGCGGAGACCACGTTGATCGCCGCCGCGATCCTGGTCGGTTACTCCCGGCGGCTGGACGACGGGCTCGACCCCGCGCTGGTCGCCACCGGGCTGGTCCTGCTGGGGCTGGTGCTGCTGGTGGGGCCGCTGCGCACCGCCGGCAGCCTGGAGATCCGTTCGGCCAACCTGCCGGTACGCAACTGGACGGCGCTGATCGCCGGCCGGCTCGCCACGGCCCTGCTCGGGCTGCTCGCCGCCCTGGCGCTCGCCGCCGCGCTGGCCCTGCCGGCCGGTGTGGCGCTGGCCGCCAGCCTGCTGGTCGGCGCGGGAGCCGGCGCTGTCGCACTGGACCTGGCCCGGCGGCGGTTCCGACCGCGGGCCGGTGGCGGGTCGGTGGCCGCCGCGCTGCGCCGGCACCAGCCGGAGTTCCTGCTCTACTTCTCCGCGCCTCCCGGGTCGGAATACCAGGTCACCATGTGGCTGCCGTACCTGGAACGGATCGGCCGGCCGTTTCTGGTCATGCTGCGCGAGCCGGAGTTCCTGGCCCCGATCGCGGCGGCCACCGACGCCCCGGTGGTCTACTGCCCCACCCTGGGGGCGATGGATCAGGCGTTGGTGCCGAGCCTGCGGGCGGCGTTCTACGTCAACCACGGGGCGAAGAACAGCCACTGCGTCCGCTTCACCCAGCTCACCCACATCCAGCTGCACCACGGCGACAGCGACAAGGCGCCGAGCGCCAACCCGGTGTCGGGGATCTTCGACCGGATCTTCGTGGCCGGGCAGGCGGCGATCGACAGGTACGCCCGCGCCGGGGTGCAGATCCCTGCGGAGAAGTTCGTGGTGGTGGGTCGCCCACAGGTCGAGTCGATCGAGGTGGGCTCCGAGCCCACGCGCGGGTTGGCGCACCCGACGGTGCTGTACACCCCGACCTGGACGGGGCACCACGCCGACGCCGACTACTGCTCGCTGCCGGTGGCCGAGGGCCTGCTGCGCCGACTGGTGGAGCGCGGCGCGACGGTGATCCTGCGGGCCCACCCGTACACCGCGCAGAACCCGGCATCGGCCCGCCAGTTGGGCCGCCTGACCGAACTGCTCGTCGCCGACCGGGCCCGCACCGGCCGCCAGCACGTGGTCGGCGCGGCAGCCCGGGAGCTGAGCCTGACCGAGTGCGTCAACTCCGCCGACGCGCTGGTCTCCGACGTGTCCGGCGTGATCTCCGACTTCCTCTACTCCGGCAAGCCGTACGCGGTCACCGACATGGGCGACGAGGGCGACCGGTTCGTGGAGCGGTTCCCGCTGGCCGGATCGGGTTACGTGCTGCGCCGGGACATGTCCAACGTGGACGAGGTGCTGACCGCGCTGCTGGACACCGACCCGCTGGCCGAGGCCCGCTGGGCCACCCGCCGCCGCTACCTGGGTGACTTCCCGGCCGAGTCGTACGCCGAGGCGTTCCTGACCGCCGCCCGCCGGGAGCTGACGCCCGCCGAGACACTGACCGCCTCCGCACCGGCGTAG
- a CDS encoding SDR family NAD(P)-dependent oxidoreductase — MSEPADTQLVPPSSVVLVSGGSRGLGLAIVTDLLDAGVRVAAFARTVTPELEKLAAEHPDRVHVGSVDVTDLRAAQSFIREVEQRLGPIDGIVNNAAVGQDSLHAHTANEDIARIIETNLTAPLQLTRLVIRRMLAKGLRGRIVNITSICGQRGFPGLVAYSATKGGMDAATRSLARELGGRMLVNSVAPGFFASEMSAVLGPTQLDQIVRRTPTGHLTEPVEVTPVVRMLLRDHTNINGQVIVVDGAAAI, encoded by the coding sequence ATGTCTGAGCCCGCCGACACCCAGCTCGTTCCGCCCAGCTCCGTGGTCCTCGTCTCCGGCGGGTCCCGCGGCCTGGGCCTGGCCATCGTCACCGACCTGCTCGACGCGGGCGTACGGGTGGCCGCGTTCGCCCGCACCGTCACCCCGGAGTTGGAGAAGCTCGCCGCCGAGCACCCCGACCGGGTGCACGTCGGCTCGGTGGACGTCACCGACCTACGCGCCGCGCAGAGCTTCATCCGTGAGGTGGAGCAGCGCCTCGGCCCGATCGACGGCATCGTCAACAACGCCGCCGTGGGGCAGGACTCCCTGCACGCGCACACCGCCAATGAGGACATCGCCCGGATCATCGAGACCAACCTGACGGCCCCGCTCCAGCTGACCCGGCTGGTGATCCGCCGGATGCTCGCCAAGGGGCTGCGCGGGCGGATCGTCAACATCACCTCGATCTGCGGGCAGCGCGGATTCCCGGGCCTCGTCGCGTACTCGGCCACCAAGGGCGGCATGGACGCCGCCACCCGTTCGCTCGCCCGCGAACTGGGCGGCCGGATGCTTGTCAACTCGGTCGCGCCCGGCTTCTTCGCCTCGGAGATGTCCGCCGTGCTCGGTCCGACCCAGCTCGACCAGATCGTGCGCCGCACCCCGACCGGTCACCTGACCGAGCCGGTGGAGGTCACCCCGGTGGTGCGGATGCTGCTGCGGGATCACACCAACATCAACGGCCAGGTCATCGTGGTGGACGGTGCCGCCGCCATCTGA
- the pseI gene encoding pseudaminic acid synthase, whose translation MTATIKIGPHAVGAGERPFVVAEMSGNHNGDLNRALAIVDAVAESGAHALKLQTYRPDTITIDVDTPAFRISSGHELWGGENLYRLYERAHTPYEWHAPIFARARERGLTVFSSPFDATAVELLESLDAPAYKIASSELVDLPLIRLVASTGKPMVISTGMATVAEIDAAVRTARAGGAAGIVLLACTASYPAPPADSNLRRLPVLAGAFDVPVGLSDHTPGIGVAVASVALGACFIEKHVTLDRADGGVDSDFSLNPAELTALVAESGRAYAALGGTAIGPTPAEREGLRFRRSLFVVEDVRAGDPVTANNVRSIRPAGGLAPVEIDRVLGRTFTSDVPRGTPLSWDLI comes from the coding sequence ATGACGGCGACAATCAAGATCGGACCGCACGCGGTCGGTGCCGGGGAGCGACCCTTCGTGGTCGCCGAGATGTCCGGCAACCACAACGGCGATCTGAACCGGGCGCTGGCCATCGTCGACGCGGTGGCCGAGAGTGGCGCGCACGCGCTCAAGCTCCAGACGTACCGGCCGGACACGATCACCATCGACGTCGACACCCCGGCGTTCCGGATCTCCAGCGGGCACGAGCTGTGGGGCGGAGAGAACCTGTACCGCCTCTACGAGCGCGCGCACACCCCGTACGAGTGGCACGCCCCGATCTTCGCGCGGGCCCGCGAGCGCGGCCTGACCGTCTTCTCGTCGCCGTTCGACGCCACTGCCGTGGAGCTGCTGGAGTCACTGGACGCGCCCGCGTACAAGATCGCCTCGTCTGAGCTTGTCGACCTGCCGCTGATCCGGCTGGTGGCCAGCACCGGCAAGCCGATGGTGATCTCCACGGGGATGGCGACGGTCGCCGAGATCGACGCCGCCGTGCGCACCGCCCGGGCCGGTGGCGCGGCGGGCATCGTCCTGCTGGCCTGCACCGCGTCCTACCCGGCGCCGCCGGCCGACAGCAACCTGCGCCGGTTGCCGGTGCTGGCCGGTGCGTTCGACGTGCCGGTGGGGCTCTCCGACCACACGCCCGGCATCGGCGTCGCGGTCGCCTCGGTGGCGCTCGGCGCCTGCTTCATCGAGAAGCACGTGACGCTGGACCGGGCCGACGGTGGCGTGGACTCGGACTTCTCCCTGAACCCGGCGGAGCTGACGGCCCTGGTCGCCGAGTCCGGCCGGGCGTACGCGGCGCTGGGGGGCACCGCGATCGGCCCGACCCCCGCCGAGCGGGAGGGGCTGCGGTTCCGCCGGTCGCTCTTCGTGGTCGAGGACGTGCGGGCCGGCGACCCGGTGACCGCGAACAACGTCCGCTCGATCCGGCCGGCCGGCGGGCTGGCCCCCGTGGAGATCGACCGGGTGTTGGGCCGCACCTTCACCAGCGACGTCCCCCGCGGTACCCCGCTGAGCTGGGACCTGATCTGA
- a CDS encoding alpha/beta hydrolase, whose protein sequence is MVEKSGGHAGRRPVLLLLHGMGATGDVWLPWAPYLEQHWPGRWLAPDLAGHGWAPPLPSYSFAGFAQQIAQALAPDDRLVVLGHSLGGVVGLALAARDAGTPVDAVVGLGIKALWSPAELTRAAEVAARPVSWFASRTEAARRYLRVAGLAGLVSPDHPVVDAGLRQVDGRWRLAMDPTAFAVGEPDLAALLAATDVPVVLARGEKDPMVTDEQLKEYGVPVATLPGLGHNAHVEDPAAVLALLDPYR, encoded by the coding sequence GTGGTGGAGAAATCGGGTGGTCACGCCGGCCGTAGGCCGGTCCTGCTGCTGCTGCACGGCATGGGGGCGACCGGGGACGTGTGGTTGCCCTGGGCGCCGTACCTCGAGCAGCACTGGCCCGGGCGGTGGCTTGCACCGGACCTCGCCGGACACGGCTGGGCGCCGCCGCTGCCGTCGTACTCCTTCGCGGGCTTCGCCCAACAGATCGCGCAGGCCCTCGCCCCCGACGACCGGCTGGTCGTGCTCGGGCACTCGCTGGGTGGCGTGGTCGGCCTGGCGCTGGCCGCCCGCGACGCCGGAACGCCGGTGGACGCGGTGGTCGGGCTGGGCATCAAGGCGCTCTGGTCACCCGCCGAGCTGACCCGCGCCGCCGAGGTCGCCGCCCGACCGGTGAGCTGGTTCGCCAGCCGCACCGAGGCGGCTCGCCGCTACCTGCGCGTCGCCGGGCTGGCCGGCCTGGTCTCACCGGACCACCCGGTGGTGGACGCCGGGCTGCGCCAGGTCGACGGCCGGTGGCGCCTCGCCATGGACCCGACCGCCTTCGCCGTCGGCGAGCCCGACCTGGCCGCGCTGCTGGCGGCGACCGACGTACCGGTGGTGCTGGCGCGCGGGGAGAAGGACCCGATGGTCACCGACGAACAACTCAAGGAGTACGGCGTACCGGTCGCCACGCTGCCCGGCCTCGGGCACAACGCGCACGTGGAGGACCCGGCGGCGGTGCTGGCGCTGCTCGACCCCTACCGCTGA